A stretch of the Acetonema longum DSM 6540 genome encodes the following:
- a CDS encoding SDR family NAD(P)-dependent oxidoreductase, with the protein MEKLLTGKLCVVTGAARGMGRSLAIKYAEHGANVALIDLNKEGLEMAAKEVEAKGVQALPLVMDVAAAQEIDSAIRAIESKFIKIDVLANCAGISTSRLLVDVEEAEWDKVLNINLKAVYLLSRRAARNMIQNKVQNGKIVSISSQASKIGEFGNGVYCISKAGLNMLTQILGLELAEYGIAVTAVCPGYVNTEMVQQVFRKRGPLEGMTPEEYEKTLTNTVPMKRMAEPEEIADLMVYLSSGKANYITGVSVTIAGGRTLI; encoded by the coding sequence ATGGAAAAATTACTGACAGGAAAATTATGTGTTGTAACCGGGGCGGCCCGGGGGATGGGAAGATCTCTGGCGATAAAATACGCTGAACATGGGGCTAATGTAGCACTTATAGATTTAAATAAAGAAGGGCTGGAAATGGCCGCAAAAGAAGTTGAAGCAAAGGGAGTGCAGGCATTGCCTCTGGTAATGGATGTGGCAGCGGCCCAGGAAATTGACAGCGCAATCCGCGCAATTGAGTCAAAGTTTATAAAAATTGATGTTCTGGCAAACTGCGCCGGTATTTCCACCTCCCGGTTGCTGGTAGATGTCGAGGAAGCAGAATGGGATAAGGTTCTCAATATTAATTTAAAAGCTGTTTATCTCTTAAGCAGGCGTGCAGCCCGGAATATGATCCAAAATAAAGTACAAAACGGTAAAATCGTATCCATTTCGTCACAGGCCTCAAAGATCGGCGAGTTTGGGAACGGAGTCTATTGCATTTCTAAAGCGGGCTTGAACATGCTGACACAAATACTGGGGCTGGAATTAGCGGAATATGGGATTGCTGTGACTGCGGTTTGTCCCGGCTATGTAAATACGGAAATGGTACAACAGGTTTTCCGGAAAAGAGGTCCGCTTGAAGGAATGACGCCTGAAGAATATGAAAAAACGTTAACCAATACGGTACCGATGAAAAGGATGGCAGAGCCTGAAGAAATTGCAGATCTCATGGTGTATTTAAGCAGCGGGAAAGCCAATTATATCACCGGAGTATCCGTGACAATTGCCGGCGGCAGAACATTAATCTAG